AAAGCATCGCTCCCGGCCAGTTGCTCGGGATTGCCCTGGTGTCAGGCGGGATTATTTCGCTGGCCTTCAGGGGGCGCAGCCTGTCGGTGCCCAGTTTGCCGTATGCGCTGGGCACGGGCTGCTTTATCGCGGCCTACAGCGTCGTCGATGGCATGGGGGCCAGGCTTTCCGGCGCGCCGCTGGCGTACACGGTGTGGATGTGCGCGTTGTGGGGCGTGCTGATGCCATTGGTGTACATCGGCCTGCGCGACGCCCGCAGCCTGTTTTCCGTACGGCCCGGCACCGTGACCGCCGTGGTCGGCGGGCTGGTCTCGCTGCTCGCCTATGGCGTGGTGATCTACGCCATGAACGAGGCGCCGTTGGGCGCGGTATCGGCATTGCGCGAAACCAGCGTGCTGTTTGCGCTACTGATCGGTTACCTGTTTCTCGGCGAGACGCTCACCGTTCGCCGGATCCTGGCGTGCGTCGTGATCGTCAGCGGCGCCATCATCATCGGCTGATGCAGCCCACTGCTCTGGGGGATTTTCCATGGTTAACGTCTTGCAGGCTCCGCTGATGCTTATCACCGGGGGAGGGCGCGGAGTGGGGGCGGCGACCGCCCGGCTGGCCGCCGCAAAGGGCTATGACGTGGCGATCAGCTATGTTGCCAACGAGCCGGCGGCGTTGGCGGTGGCGGCGCAGGTCGAAGCAATGGGGCGCAGGGCATTGGCCGTCCGCGCGACAGTGCGGACCCTCGACAGGTGGCCGATTTGTTTGCCGCCATCGACCGCTCGTTCGGGCGCATCGACGTACTGGTCAACAACGCCGGGATGCTGGAGAAGCAGTCACGCCTGGAGGACCTGGGCTTCGAGCGGATGCAGCGCATATTCGCGGTCAACTCCATTGGGCCGATACTCTGTGCCCAGCAGGCGGTGAAGCGCATGTCTTACCGCCACAACGGCCCGGGCGGCGTGGTGATCAATGTGTCTTCGGCCTCGGCGCGCCTCGGCAGCCCCAATGAATACATCGACTATGCGGCATCAAAGGGCGCCTTGGAGACATTTACCATAGGCTTGGCCAAGGAGGTGGCCCGGGAGGGGATACGCGTCAACGGTGTTCGCCCTGGGCACATCTATACCGACATGCATGCCAGCGGCGGCGAGCCGGGGCGGGTCGATCGCGTCAAGGACTCGATCCCCATGGGGCGGGGTGGCCAACCGGAGGAAGTGGCACAGGCCATTTTATGGCTGGCCGGCGCCGAGGCGTCATTCGTCACCGGGACGTTCCTGGATGTGACGGGGGGTAAATGAGCCGGTGATACCGGCCTGGATGCGCTGCCACTCAAACAGGGCAGCGCACGCGACCGGCGGAGGTGAAAATGGGCGAGCCCGTCAGCGGGTCACTGGGCGAGCCAATAGCCGATGGTTGGCACGATCAACACCGTGCTGATCGCCATCGACAGTACATTCCCAATATACGGATGCAGATAACTCGGCAGCCGTCCGGCAATCGAGCACGCCAGCGGCGGAGCAACCAGCGCCCCCAGCAGCGCACTGCTCACAATCACCGTCATGCTGCCGCCATAGGCCAATACCACCGCAGGTACCACCGACACCAAGGGCACATAGGTCGGGTACCAGCCCCGTTTGCGCCATTGCTGACGCCACACCAGCACCCCCAGCAACGAGGACAGGTAACCGGTATTGGCCAGCTCCGGCAGCACAATCAGATTGGCGCCGTTATTCACCGCTTCCAGGGCCAGGCTCAGGCTGGTGTTCAGGTTGGCGGGGCGGTTTTGCGTACCGACTTGCGGATCGAATTGCACAACGGCGACGCGCACGGGACTCGTGGATACGTTCATGGCACAGACCTCTTTTTATTGTTATCGGCCCACCTGTTGGGGTGGTGGGCGTTTAGTAAGAAGTCTTTTTTTGTACGCGTTCCAGTCGGCCGTTTCCGTTTGGTTTGTAGTCCTTTGCTGCAATGCCTGCGCCTGCGGCCTTGATAGCTTAAGTGGACAGCGCTAATGCCCTTCCGTAGCATCACGCGTTCGCTTTAGCGCCTCAAGGATGAAACCCATGCCGTTTTTTTCGCTTCGGCTCACCGCCGCCATTGGCGTCGCCGCGTTGTTTTCCACGTTGCTGGCTGGGTGTGCAGCCAGGAACACGTACGTTGACGCCGTAGAGCCCGACGCGGCGAAACTGCGATTCGTTGCCAATACCTCTAACGCAAAACTCTATTACCTTGACGACCAGCGCTGCGAGGGTGCGACGGGCGAGCTCAACACCCTATACGTGCCTGACACCCCACGCCGTGCAGACATGATCATTGCGCCACCGGCCAAAGCCCGAGGCTTTCTGGAAATCAAGGTCAGGCCGCGCATCCCGGGTTATATCTTTCTCAGCACCGACGGATACAACTGGTCGTGCGGTCTGCAACTCGATTTAACCCCACAAGCCTACGCTGAATACGAAGTCACCTTGGACGTGCGCGGTAATCGATGCAGCGCTCAGCTGAGTCGCTTGATGCGCGTCGATGATCAAGACGTGCGGGTGCCAATGCCGGCGATTCAAAGCGGTACACCGGCATGCTTGCGTCCGGCTCCCTCGAGTTCGCGAACGCAATAGGCGTGCCGATCAGAGCATGCGGCGCAGCACATCGTTGCGAGGGTCTGGGTCGTAAAAGCGGTGCTTGAGGGCGCCCACCACATGCAGCGT
This region of Pseudomonas asgharzadehiana genomic DNA includes:
- a CDS encoding DMT family transporter codes for the protein MPIHLVVLVLFAALLHASWNALLRGGADRLWSMTVMCIAIAIACVVAAAFMAPPAPESWGYALLSGLLHVGYNLFLVRSYRVGDLGQVYPISRGSSPVLVTLGAAAFAGESIAPGQLLGIALVSGGIISLAFRGRSLSVPSLPYALGTGCFIAAYSVVDGMGARLSGAPLAYTVWMCALWGVLMPLVYIGLRDARSLFSVRPGTVTAVVGGLVSLLAYGVVIYAMNEAPLGAVSALRETSVLFALLIGYLFLGETLTVRRILACVVIVSGAIIIG
- a CDS encoding nitrilase-related carbon-nitrogen hydrolase, with translation MNVSTSPVRVAVVQFDPQVGTQNRPANLNTSLSLALEAVNNGANLIVLPELANTGYLSSLLGVLVWRQQWRKRGWYPTYVPLVSVVPAVVLAYGGSMTVIVSSALLGALVAPPLACSIAGRLPSYLHPYIGNVLSMAISTVLIVPTIGYWLAQ